In Daucus carota subsp. sativus chromosome 4, DH1 v3.0, whole genome shotgun sequence, one DNA window encodes the following:
- the LOC108217066 gene encoding RNA polymerase sigma factor sigB, with protein sequence MSCLLPQFKCLPDSFSIHFKTHLQSFPSQPLKYRETIYSRVQCSATVTTVLDTPSLEAHSNSVAANRSWSESTSNAVLDLEKLHLASLEVHSNSVATDRPWTHISDMDPPSEATLPMENLLTSEEAVIAAAASEAVALARAAAKSAKDAAMINSHKNSTKIDVKPTALTYEAVDSLSERPELTQLGVAGVSQISQSEGRSDVEEPTVEELQILQEELGKSIAVRSSRQPERKARRARAAEKASATVVSVKSGSMSKKKRASQEIDHSDPLRYLRQTTSSSKLLTATEEQELSEGIQALLRLEKIYKELSERYGGEPSFIQWASAAGVDQITLRRQINYGKFCKDKMIKSNVRLVISIAKNYLKSGMNLQDLVQEGCRGLVRGAEKFDASKGFKFSTYAHWWIKQAVRKFLSDQSRTIRLPIYMVEAGYRVKEARQNLYNKNGRQASHEELAEATGLTMSRLSNVLLAPKPPRSLDQKIGFDLDLKPSDVIADPEAETSEELLIKELMRQDLNKVLDTLKPREKQVVRWRFGLDDGRMKTLQEIGEIMGVSRERIRQIELCAFRKLKNKRRTKSLQQYIIG encoded by the exons ATGTCTTGTCTGCTGCCACAGTTCAAGTGTTTGCCTGATTCTTTCTCTATTCATTTCAAAACCCATCTTCAATCTTTCCCTTCTCAACCCT TAAAGTATAGGGAGACTATCTACTCTCGAGTGCAATGCTCAGCAACAGTGACAACCGTGCTTGATACACCATCTTTAGAAGCTCATTCAAATTCAGTTGCTGCGAACAGATCATGGTCCGAATCAACATCAAATGCAGTGCTCGATTTGGAAAAGCTACATTTAGCATCTTTAGAAGTTCATTCTAATTCTGTTGCTACAGACAGACCATGGACACATATCAGTGACATGGACCCTCCATCTGAG GCAACTTTGCCTATGGAAAATCTTCTTACAAGTGAAGAGGCTGTCATAGCTGCTGCAGCTTCGGAAGCAGTGGCTCTAGCGAGGGCAGCTGCAAAATCTGCAAAGGATGCTGCGATGATAAATAGCCATAAGAACTCAACAAAGATAGATGTAAAACCTACAGCACTCACATATGAAGCTGTAGATTCTTTATCCGAGAGGCCTGAGCTGACTCAATTGGGTGTAGCAGGAGTGTCCCAAATATCTCAATCTGAGGGCAGATCTGATGTTGAGGAGCCAACAGTTGAAGAACTTCAAATTCTGCAGGAAGAACTTGGAAAAAGTATTGCTGTAAGATCGAGTCGTCAACCAGAACGAAAAGCCAGACGAGCAAGAGCAGCTGAGAAGGCTTCGGCCACTGTAGTTTCTGTTAAATCTGGTTCCATGAGCAAGAAAAAGCGTGCTTCCCAAGAAATAGACCACTCTGACCCACTGCGGTACTTGAGGCAAACCACAAGTTCTTCTAAACTTCTTACTGCAACTGAAGAACAAGAGTTGTCAGAAGGGATACAG GCTCTGTTAAGACTGGAAAAAATTTATAAGGAGCTTAGTGAACGTTATGGGGGTGAGCCTAGTTTCATTCAGTGGGCTTCCGCAGCTGGTGTTGATCAAATTACTTTGAGGAGACAAATAAATTATGGCAAGTTCTGCAAAGACAAAATGATTAAGAGCAATGTGCGGCTTGTTATTTCAATTGCCAAAAATTATCTTAAATCAGGCATGAATTTACAAGATCTTGTTCAG GAAGGGTGTCGAGGGCTTGTAAGAGGAGCTGAGAAGTTTGATGCTTCGAAAGGGTTCAAATTTTCAACCTATGCTCATTGGTGGATAAAACAAGCAGTTCGAAAGTTTCTCTCTGATCAGTCAAGAACTATTCGTTTACCT ATATACATGGTAGAGGCGGGCTACAGGGTCAAGGAAGCAAGACAAAATCTGTACAATAAAAATGGAAGGCAAGCTAGTCATGAAGAACTTGCAGAGGCAACAGGGCTCACCATGAGCAGACTGTCTAATGTCTTACTAGCACCTAAACCTCCACGATCTCTTGACCAGAAGATCGGGTTTGACCTTGATCTTAAACCTTCG GATGTGATCGCAGACCCTGAAGCAGAAACTTCAGAAGAATTACTTATCAAAGAATTAATGAGACAGGACCTGAACAAGGTGTTGGATACATTAAAGCCCCGTGAGAAACAGGTGGTCAGATGGCGGTTTGGACTAGACGATGGGAGGATGAAGACACTGCAAGAGATTGGGGAGATCATGGGTGTAAGCAGAGAAAGAATACGGCAAATTGAATTATGCGCATTTAGAAAGTTGAAGAACAAGAGGAGAACGAAAAGTTTGCAGCAATACATAATTGGGTAA
- the LOC108217715 gene encoding STOREKEEPER protein has translation MLSDDKSANRPSVKRKLAMGSPRSTRKKVCYDETSTRIWSDEDVLVLLQSILDYRIAYNKEPNADYSAFLHFVKDKLNMNDLSVRQLGGKVRKLKYRYSESLKKGEKDVGDDKVFELLHKVWGRTNDKDEVVVTENEGDEVVVTENEGKGEDQGSGFEETYPYLSEAWGSKFDLPQHLKELAVANFMMIGGEKLRALECEWKGVSVEELKLDVKKLEWRAKVVKAVLDEMEGSGD, from the coding sequence ATGCTTTCCGACGACAAGTCCGCGAACAGGCCTTCTGTGAAACGCAAACTCGCCATGGGCTCGCCGCGATCAACTCGGAAGAAGGTTTGTTACGATGAGACCTCTACTCGCATCTGGAGCGACGAAGACGTGCTCGTGCTTCTCCAATCCATCCTCGACTATCGCATCGCTTATAACAAGGAGCCTAACGCTGATTACTCGGCGTTTCTTCATTTTGTGAAGGATAAGCTTAATATGAATGACTTGTCCGTGAGACAATTGGGCGGTAAGGTTCGAAAGCTCAAGTATAGATACTCTGAGTCTTTGAAGAAAGGAGAGAAAGACGTGGGTGATGACAAGGTGTTTGAGCTTTTGCACAAGGTTTGGGGGAGGACTAATGACAAGGATGAGGTTGTTGTAACTGAAAATGAGGGGGATGAGGTTGTTGTAACTGAAAATGAGGGGAAGGGGGAGGATCAGGGTTCGGGTTTCGAGGAGACTTACCCGTACTTGAGTGAGGCGTGGGGGTCTAAATTTGATTTACCGCAGCATTTGAAGGAGCTTGCAGTTGCCAATTTTATGATGATTGGAGGTGAAAAGCTGAGGGCATTGGAATGTGAGTGGAAGGGAGTGTCTGTCGAGGAGTTGAAGTTGGATGTCAAGAAGCTGGAATGGCGGGCCAAGGTTGTGAAAGCGGTGTTGGATGAGATGGAAGGTTCGGGGGATTGA
- the LOC108217717 gene encoding lectin — translation MKKNKAEKYSSSEIFLERKTKKKWVDKISGEYCFMLYPRSLFITNMEDRYWDWKCFKETSEDNVEVVKLLTVCWLDVRGKFKMSDLTPGITYNVSYVVKLTQSSSGWELPMTLKLGVPGRTEQRRQVSLLKKPKGEWFELNLGNVYAVDNENGEVYFDIYEHGGHWKTGLLIKGVIIKPIVLTPDLSSSSS, via the exons ATGAAAAAGAACAAGGCAGAAAAATACAGCAGCAGTGAAATTTTCCTGGAGCGCAAGACCAAG AAAAAATGGGTGGACAAAATTTCGGGTGAATATTGCTTCATGTTGTATCCGAGATCACTCTTTATAACCAACATGGAGGACAGGTACTGGGATTGGAAATGCTTCAAGGAAACCAG CGAGGATAATGTTGAAGTCGTCAAATTGCTTACTGTCTGCTGGCTGGATGTGAGAGGTAAGTTCAAGATGTCTGACCTGACTCCTGGAATCACTTACAACGTTTCGTACGTTGTTAAGTTGACACAAAGCTCGTCGGGGTGGGAGCTCCCAATGACATTAAAACTCGGAGTTCCTGGCAGGACTGAGCAACGACGCCAAGTTAGTCTCCTGAAAAAGCCAAAAGGCGAATGGTTTGAGCTCAACTTGGGGAATGTATATGCAGTTGATAATGAAAATGGAGAGGTCTATTTCGACATCTATGAGCATGGAGGCCACTGGAAGACAGGACTGCTGATTAAGGGTGTCATCATTAAGCCAATAGTCTTGACCCCTGACTTGAGTTCATCCTCTTCTTGA
- the LOC108219280 gene encoding disease resistance protein RGA2 has product MAEILVSVIAEPIVGKVIDLAASFIASQIDLLRHLKGDVGKLKSKLTMIHNVLKDAEEKQTGSHQLRDWLQKLQEASYDAEDLLEMFETEALLLQKKKEATKLPLIPREAFWKHSSAGKIKKLLSRLEDIAREKNDFGLENIHADVPSYDRTTTSFVNETDVVGREEDMKKISDMLLSEELNSQGGISVIPIIAMGGMGKTTLAQSIYNNETIQSHFKVVMWACVGYKFDIKSVLKEMIETHSKMKVAELDELPLHLLESRLLNVISTNCILVVLDDVWSVNYDDYEKLERLLKSAGKGSRVLITSRDSGVFSLNSSQPDFKMPSRRS; this is encoded by the coding sequence ATGGCTGAGATACTAGTATCAGTGATTGCAGAACCCATAGTGGGGAAAGTCATTGATCTTGCAGCTTCCTTCATAGCAAGTCAGATTGATCTGCTGCGGCATCTCAAAGGTGATGTAGGGAAGCTCAAAAGTAAGCTGACCATGATTCATAATGTGCTGAAAGATGCTGAGGAGAAGCAAACAGGGTCTCATCAGCTGAGAGATTGGCTccaaaagcttcaagaagcaTCTTATGATGCAGAGGACTTGCTGGAAATGTTTGAAACTGAAGCCCTGTTGTTGCAGAAGAAAAAGGAGGCAACAAAGCTGCCACTTATTCCCAGGGAAGCTTTCTGGAAACATAGTTCTGCAGGAAAGATCAAGAAGCTTTTATCAAGGTTGGAAGATATTGCAAGAGAGAAAAATGACTTCGGCCTTGAAAATATTCATGCTGATGTTCCTTCTTATGATAGAACAACGACTTCGTTTGTGAACGAAACTGATGTTGTTGGTAGAGAAGAGGACATGAAAAAAATCAGTGACATGCTTTTATCTGAGGAACTCAACAGCCAAGGAGGAATATCCGTGATTCCCATAATTGCAATGGGAGGGATGGGGAAGACAACTCTTGCTCAATCAATCTACAACAATGAAACAATTCAAAGCCATTTTAAGGTTGTGATGTGGGCGTGTGTTGGCTACAAGTTTGACATTAAAAGCGTACTAAAAGAGATGATAGAAACTCATTCCAAGATGAAGGTAGCTGAATTAGATGAGTTACCTCTTCACCTGTTGGAGTCTCGCTTGCTTAATGTTATCTCAACAAATTGCATTCTGGTAGTTTTAGATGATGTCTGGTCTGTGAATTACGATGACTATGAGAAGCTAGAGAGGCTGCTAAAAAGTGCAGGGAAAGGTTCTAGAGTTTTGATTACAAGTCGAGACAGTGGGGTTTTCTCTCTCAACTCTTCACAACCTGATTTTAAGATGCCAAGTAGGAGATCGTGA